TTCTATCATAGAGGAGGGAAGTGAGGCTTAAAGAACTGCAGATAATTGTTTCTGTTTACACAACTAGTTACTGGAAGAATCGAAATTCATTTTCAGTTTAACACTCTCTTTTCTacatcccatttttcaatttttgaggACTTATTCTTTTTGATTCTCGTAAACCAAAAATAGTATGAGTGCTATCCGGAGTTTTATGCCTTTGGAGTTTGATATCACCAATACATGATGTTCAAATGCTTGGTGTCCTGCAGAACCAGTTACAACATTCTCCTTATGGAAAATGAAAGAGTGAAGATTTTCACAGAGGAAGCAGAGGgaattattttagagaaatttgCAGATCCCTTGAATAATATGTCCTTTTTTCTTAGCAGGTTCACTGACAAGATCATACCAACCAGATGAATCCAGCAAATCACTCCCAGGTGACAGGATTTGTTCTGCTGGGGCTCTCTCAGGTTTGGGAGCTTCGGgtttttttcttcactgttttcTCTGCTATGTATTTTATGACTGTAGTGGGAAACCTTCTTATTGTGGTCATAGTGACCTCTGACCCACATCTGCACACGACCATGTATTTTCTCTTGGGCAATCTTTCTTTCCTGGACTTTTGCTACTCTTCCATCACGGCACCTAGGATGCTGCTTGACTTGCTCTCAGGCAACCCTACCATTTCCTTTGGTGGATGCCTAACTCAGCTCTTCTTCTTCCACTTCACTGGAGGCATCAAGATCTTCCTGCTGACTGTCATGGCGTATGACCGCTACATTGCCATTTCCCAGCCCCTGCACTACACGCTCATTATGAATCAGACTGTCTGTGCACTCCTCATGGCAGCCTCCTGGATGGGGGGCTTCATCCACTCCATAGTACAGGTTGCATTGACTATCCAGCTGCCATTCTGTGGGCCTGACGAGCTGGACAACTTT
Above is a genomic segment from Chlorocebus sabaeus isolate Y175 chromosome 1, mChlSab1.0.hap1, whole genome shotgun sequence containing:
- the OR4D5 gene encoding olfactory receptor 4D5, which translates into the protein MNPANHSQVTGFVLLGLSQVWELRVFFFTVFSAMYFMTVVGNLLIVVIVTSDPHLHTTMYFLLGNLSFLDFCYSSITAPRMLLDLLSGNPTISFGGCLTQLFFFHFTGGIKIFLLTVMAYDRYIAISQPLHYTLIMNQTVCALLMAASWMGGFIHSIVQVALTIQLPFCGPDELDNFYCDVPQLIKLACTDTFVLELLMVSNNGLVTLMCFLVLLGSYTALLVMLRSHSREGRSKALPTCASHIAVVTLIFVPCIYIYARPFRTFPMDKAVSVLYTIVTPMLNPAIYTLRNKEVIMAMKKLWRRKKDLIGPLERRPLP